Proteins encoded in a region of the Shewanella polaris genome:
- the rbbA gene encoding ribosome-associated ATPase/putative transporter RbbA, translating to MDQQDYPIVCIKGVSHTYKKVNAIEDVSLTIPSGMMVGLLGPDGVGKSTLLALISGVRKLQHGSLEVLGGDMSSARHRSEVGPRIAYMPQGLGKNLYSELSVAENLDFFGKLFGQGSSERKTRIDRLTKATGLNAFLSRPAGKLSGGMKQKLGLCCSLIHDPDLLILDEPTTGVDPLSRRQFWQLIKAIRSERPTMSVIVSTAYMDEAEEFDWLVAMDAGHVLDTGTPAELKIKTNSKNLEQTFVRLLPEEKRGSGKELVIPPFNKTEASPAIIAKGLTRRFGDFTAVNNVSFEIQAGEIFGFLGSNGCGKTTTMKMLTGLLPASEGQAFLFGKIVDANDLEMRKRVGFMSQAFSLYGELTVSQNLTLHARLFHLSPSKTTERINTLVDRFGLRNQMDELASSLPLGIRQRLSLAVAVIHEPEMLILDEPTSGVDPVARDEFWELLVELSRRDKVTIFISTHFMNEALRCDRISLMHAGEVLVYDEPQHLVEAKCAASLEEAFISYLEEAIGATTEEPTVLDSMQVGESSRLTDSQPTKVKQHGFSLSRLLAYSYLEMMAVMRDKIRLAFAFFGSVILLIVIAYGISLDIEDLTFAVLDFDHTPESRQYISNFQGSHYFIERPALQSKDELERRLQSNDITLAIEIPAGFGHDLKKGEIPSISAWIDGANTTRAGTIEGYVTGGYIRYLTQLATDAGINASALYKVDLQSRYRYNPSFESIYSIGPKTPALLLLFFPAILMAVSISREKEVGTITNFYVTPTNKFEYLIGKQIPYIGIGMINFFILTFLVVFLLQVPLKGSLLGLTVGAFFYVWASTGIGLVVSALTKTQVTAVFATTIVSLLPTALFSGLVQPTSTLEGGGYIIGMMWPATYYMHLSVAAFTKGLSFFALTGDLMMLSIYGPIFVVLAAVCLKKQEA from the coding sequence ATGGACCAACAAGATTATCCTATCGTCTGCATTAAGGGTGTTTCACATACCTATAAGAAAGTGAATGCTATCGAAGATGTGTCACTGACCATTCCTTCTGGGATGATGGTTGGCCTGCTCGGTCCCGATGGTGTTGGTAAGTCGACGTTGCTAGCACTTATTTCGGGGGTTCGGAAATTGCAGCATGGTAGCCTTGAGGTGCTTGGTGGTGATATGTCCTCGGCCCGTCATCGCTCCGAAGTTGGCCCTCGTATTGCGTATATGCCCCAAGGTCTGGGTAAGAACCTTTATAGCGAGCTGAGTGTCGCCGAAAACTTAGATTTTTTTGGCAAGTTATTTGGTCAAGGATCTTCTGAGCGTAAAACGCGTATCGATCGCTTGACTAAAGCAACGGGACTTAATGCTTTCCTATCAAGGCCAGCAGGTAAGTTATCTGGTGGCATGAAACAAAAGCTTGGGCTCTGCTGTTCGCTTATTCATGATCCTGATCTATTGATATTGGATGAACCAACAACGGGCGTAGACCCGTTATCTAGACGACAATTTTGGCAATTAATCAAAGCGATCCGTAGTGAAAGGCCAACCATGAGCGTGATTGTCTCTACTGCTTACATGGACGAAGCCGAAGAGTTTGATTGGCTGGTTGCCATGGATGCTGGACATGTTCTCGATACGGGTACACCAGCGGAACTAAAAATCAAAACAAACTCCAAAAATTTAGAACAAACGTTTGTGCGGCTGCTTCCTGAAGAAAAACGGGGAAGTGGTAAAGAGCTTGTTATCCCACCTTTTAACAAAACGGAAGCATCACCAGCTATTATTGCCAAGGGGTTAACGCGACGTTTCGGGGATTTTACAGCAGTCAACAACGTTAGCTTTGAAATTCAAGCTGGCGAGATTTTTGGTTTTCTTGGCTCTAACGGTTGTGGCAAGACCACTACGATGAAAATGCTAACAGGTCTTTTGCCTGCATCTGAAGGTCAGGCTTTCTTATTCGGTAAGATTGTAGATGCGAACGATCTGGAAATGCGCAAGCGTGTCGGGTTTATGTCACAAGCTTTTTCGCTATATGGCGAATTAACTGTTTCACAAAACTTAACCTTGCATGCCCGCTTGTTTCATCTCTCACCATCAAAGACAACAGAACGTATAAATACACTGGTTGACCGTTTTGGGCTGCGCAATCAAATGGATGAGCTTGCTTCATCGTTACCACTTGGTATCCGTCAGCGTCTTTCACTTGCTGTTGCGGTTATTCACGAGCCCGAAATGCTCATTCTTGACGAACCTACTTCAGGTGTAGACCCCGTCGCCCGCGATGAGTTTTGGGAGCTACTTGTTGAGTTATCACGTCGAGATAAAGTGACCATATTTATTTCTACCCATTTTATGAATGAAGCTTTGCGTTGTGATCGTATTTCTCTGATGCATGCTGGTGAAGTACTTGTTTATGATGAACCGCAACATCTAGTAGAGGCCAAATGTGCAGCCTCACTCGAAGAGGCATTCATCAGTTATCTGGAAGAAGCGATTGGAGCAACTACTGAAGAACCTACCGTTTTGGATTCTATGCAAGTTGGAGAATCATCAAGGTTAACTGATTCACAGCCAACTAAAGTAAAGCAGCATGGTTTTAGTTTATCTAGGTTGTTGGCATACAGTTATCTTGAAATGATGGCGGTAATGCGTGACAAGATACGCTTGGCTTTTGCTTTTTTTGGCAGTGTTATTTTATTGATTGTTATTGCTTATGGTATATCTTTAGATATCGAGGATCTTACTTTTGCGGTGCTTGATTTTGACCATACACCTGAGAGTCGCCAGTATATAAGTAACTTTCAAGGATCACATTATTTTATCGAAAGGCCAGCGTTACAAAGCAAGGATGAACTCGAAAGGCGTCTTCAGTCTAATGATATAACCCTAGCGATAGAAATTCCCGCAGGTTTTGGCCATGATTTAAAAAAAGGCGAGATACCCAGTATTTCTGCATGGATTGATGGCGCTAATACTACCAGAGCCGGCACAATCGAGGGATATGTCACTGGCGGTTATATTCGATATCTTACACAATTAGCGACAGATGCTGGTATTAATGCAAGTGCTTTGTATAAAGTCGATCTCCAATCACGTTATCGTTATAACCCCTCTTTTGAGAGTATTTATTCCATTGGGCCTAAAACGCCCGCTTTGCTGTTGCTTTTCTTTCCTGCCATTTTGATGGCCGTGAGTATTTCTCGTGAGAAAGAGGTCGGCACCATTACCAACTTTTATGTTACGCCAACCAATAAATTTGAATACCTGATTGGTAAGCAAATCCCTTATATCGGTATTGGTATGATTAACTTTTTTATTTTGACTTTCTTGGTGGTTTTTTTGTTACAAGTACCGTTGAAAGGAAGTCTACTTGGCCTCACCGTAGGAGCATTTTTTTACGTTTGGGCTTCAACAGGTATTGGTCTAGTTGTTTCAGCGCTGACCAAAACTCAGGTTACCGCCGTTTTTGCCACCACGATTGTGTCACTATTGCCAACCGCGCTTTTCTCTGGACTGGTTCAGCCAACATCAACGTTGGAAGGCGGTGGATATATTATCGGTATGATGTGGCCGGCTACCTATTACATGCATTTGAGTGTTGCTGCATTTACTAAAGGATTGAGTTTCTTTGCCCTAACAGGCGACCTAATGATGTTATCGATTTACGGCCCTATCTTTGTCGTGTTAGCTGCAGTATGTTTGAAAAAACAGGAGGCTTAA